A stretch of DNA from Henriciella sp. AS95:
GTGGCGCGTGGTCCATTCATAATCGCTGTCCAGCATCGTCACATCAAGCGCCTCGACCTCCAGCGCCAGTTCGCCATCGCCTGCAAACATCAGCGTAACGACGCCGCCCGGCGCTTCAGCATCCGGCGTGAACGTCGCACTCAGCAATGAGTAGACCATATCCGGGTCAGATTTCGTGATCCCGCGCGTCTTCACGGACAGCACACCATCGATCGCCAGCAGCGACCGGATTCTCGTCTTCGGTTCAGACTTTTTCTTGCCGATCGACTCTTCCCACCGGAACCGGTTGAGCTCGATCGTAAAGCGTCGGCGGCGCGCCTCGAATTTCAGGTTTTCCGCCTTGGTGACAGAATCCTGCAGGCTCGCCGAGATCACGGTGAGATCGTCTGCATCCTCTGCGATCAGCCGTAGCGGCCTCGACTCTGCCATAGGCTTACCAGCCCCTATTCTTCCTCAGCGCTCACGCGGCGGACATCAGCACCGACCGCATTCAGCTTTTGCTCCAGCCTCTCGAAACCGCGATCCAGATGATAGATGCGGCTCACTTCCGTCTCACCTTGGGCAGCCAGCGCGGCGATGACAAGAGAGACAGACGCACGCAGATCAGTTGCCATGACAGGCGCGCCTTTCAACGCGTCAACGCCCTTCACGATTGCCTCATGTCCGCGCACTGAAATATTCGCTCCAAGACGCGACAGTTCCGGCGCATGCATGAACCGGTTCTCGAAGATATTCTCGCGAATGATCGACGTGCCATCGGCCAGGGACATCAGCGACATGAACTGCGCCTGCATGTCCGTCGGAAAGCCCGGATGCGGCGCGGTATCAATGTTCACAGCGTTCAATCTGGAGCCATTGCGCTGAATGCGGACCGTTTTGGCATCCTTGTCGGTATCGACGGTCACACCGGCATTGCGAAGCGCATGGTTCACCGCGCTCAACGCCGCGACAGGCGCATTGGTCAGCGTGACGTCGCCGCCAGCTGCTGCAACCACCATGGCATAAGTGCCCGCTTCAATGCGGTCGGGCATGACGGCATGGGTCGTTCCATGAAGTTTCTCGACGCCCTCAATCGTGATCGTCGCCGTGCCGGCCCCGGACACTTTGGCGCCCATCGAGTTCAGACAGTCAGCAAGATCGGCAATCTCCGGCTCACGCGCGGCGTTTTCCAGCACCGTTTCGCCATCGGCTAGCGTCGCCGCCAGCATGGCATGCTCTGTCGCGCCGACCGAGACGAACGGAAATACGATGTGTGCGCCTTTGAGCCCGTGAATGGCCGCCGCCTTCACATAGCCTTCTTCAACCAGCAGGTCCGCGCCCATCGCCTCGAAGGCCTTCAGGTGCAGATCGACAGGCCGCGCGCCAATCGCGCAGCCACCCGGCAGGGACACGGTCGCATGGCCATAGCGCGCGAGCAGCGGGCCGAGCACATTGAAGCTCGCCCGCATCTTCCGCACCTGCTCATAGGGCGCGATGGTCGAGGTGAGCTCAGCCGCATTCAGATGGCAGGTCGAATCACCCTTCGGCCAGTAGACCTCCACCCCAAGCGTCGCCAGCAGCTGTGAAAGAAACCGCGTATCGGCCAGGTTCGGCATATTGGTCAGCGTGACCGGATCCGGCGTCAGAAGCGCAGCCGCCATGAGCTTCAGCGCCGAGTTCTTCGCGCCAGAGATCGGGATTTCCCCGGAAAGCGGTTTACCGCCGGTGATTTTGAGTCTGTCCATGGGGAGTTCTTATAGTGTGGTTGACGGCGCGGGAAAGGCGGGAATGCGGCTATTGCAGACACATTCTGGAGCGCGCTCGACTCGGTGCCCCGTCACGCGATCGATTTTGCCAAGTCTCGAATTTCATCGGCGTAAAACTTCGGCGGAAGAAAAGGCATCGGAATTCGAGCACCTGCAGATTCTCTTTTGAATTCAAACGAATATATCCTGAACAACCAAAGCATGCACAAACCTTT
This window harbors:
- a CDS encoding DUF2948 family protein → MAESRPLRLIAEDADDLTVISASLQDSVTKAENLKFEARRRRFTIELNRFRWEESIGKKKSEPKTRIRSLLAIDGVLSVKTRGITKSDPDMVYSLLSATFTPDAEAPGGVVTLMFAGDGELALEVEALDVTMLDSDYEWTTRHTPSHERRKR
- the murA gene encoding UDP-N-acetylglucosamine 1-carboxyvinyltransferase, whose product is MDRLKITGGKPLSGEIPISGAKNSALKLMAAALLTPDPVTLTNMPNLADTRFLSQLLATLGVEVYWPKGDSTCHLNAAELTSTIAPYEQVRKMRASFNVLGPLLARYGHATVSLPGGCAIGARPVDLHLKAFEAMGADLLVEEGYVKAAAIHGLKGAHIVFPFVSVGATEHAMLAATLADGETVLENAAREPEIADLADCLNSMGAKVSGAGTATITIEGVEKLHGTTHAVMPDRIEAGTYAMVVAAAGGDVTLTNAPVAALSAVNHALRNAGVTVDTDKDAKTVRIQRNGSRLNAVNIDTAPHPGFPTDMQAQFMSLMSLADGTSIIRENIFENRFMHAPELSRLGANISVRGHEAIVKGVDALKGAPVMATDLRASVSLVIAALAAQGETEVSRIYHLDRGFERLEQKLNAVGADVRRVSAEEE